The Argonema galeatum A003/A1 DNA segment CGAATGCTTCGCCCCTACTCCAGATTTATGGCTTAACCGCCTTGGCGGTTGCTATATATTGCGCGGCCCGATCGTTCTTTATACTACATCAGGAGCGATCGCACTAACCAACAGACCCCATTCTCAACCGTACCAGCAACTCGTTCAATGCCGCCTTAGCAGAAGGTGCTTCCGGTAATGTACTGCTTTGAAAAGCTGCTTCCAACTCACCGCGCAAACGCTCAAATTCTTCATGATGAAATGCTATATCAGCATCTTCCAAAACAGACTTCTCAGCACCTGCCAACTTTCGGGCAATCAAATCGGGAATATAAGGTAATTTGAAGATTTCATTCAATAGCACTAAGTTAGCTTCTACAACGCCTGTTTGCATCAAATAAATACCAGTCAACAAGACTCGGTAGATATAAAGCAGGGGTTTAACTCTTCTGTCTTTCTCAAACAATCTCCATTGCGTTTGGGCAAATCCGAAATAGTGGTGAACATGGTTGCGGGTGATGCAACCTTTGGCAATAACTTTCAATTCTTCATGTTCTGACGTAGTGCGAACAATCAAAGGCGAATACAACTGCTCTAAAACATAACCATTCTTTTTGAGCAGCAGCGAAAAGAACTTTTTGATATCGTGAGTTACGAGGTCAATTTCCAGTTTGTTGCGAAATTCCGAAACTTCGATAGTTTCACGTCCTGGCTCTAATCCAACTACTTCTGACACCGGCAAAATGTGGGAACCGCGCAAGTCAAAATCAGAATCTGGTGAGGGAAAACCATACAAATGCGCCCCGCTAATTGTAGCGAACAAAAGCGGGTATGGCTGTTCTGAAATTACTGGGAGTAGCTGCTGCTCAATCGTCATAATTTATTGGGTATGGCAGATAATGAAGAATGTAGCTTTTCAGCTTTGGAGTATATTTTTATTGGCGGTTCGCTGAAATACTTGAACAATGCTGGACATAACCACCCTTCCATATTTTTTTGGTGCCAGCGATACCAGTTACCCCCGTACTCTTCTCTCAACCAAACCAGTTCTGCTTGATATCCTGGAAAAGGGTTGACGGAAAACAAAAGCTTGAAACCTTTATCGGCATTCGGAATATCTTGAACGAGAATATCGATCATTGCGGGTATGCCGCTGACAAATGGTTCCCGTACAAGTCCGACTCCTTCATCGTCAAATACCCAGGTATGTTCGTATCGATATGGAAAAATCACCATCATTGCGTTAGACATCAATTTTATCTTCTCATTAAGGTTGTCGTAATGTGGGCATTGCCCACATTACTATTAGCGCCTGCCTGTGCCAAAATTTCGAGATTTATTCGATCCATTTTTATCAACACCACCAGGCGAAATGTTACGCATTTCTAGAGGCGATAATTGCTCTTGTATCCGCACGTCATCCGTCTTAAGGATAGGTTCTTCAGAAGAAAGGCGTCTGTCTTGCAGAATTTGAACTTCTCTCTCAAACTGCCGCCTTCCTTCCCTGAAGAAGTCTTCAGAACTCGACCGAAATAAACCATTTGTAACTCGCTGAGGAATGTCGATCGCACGCGCTTGTACACTAGCTAACAAAACTATCGGAAACGCCAGCACTGTAGCTGTAGCGACGCTGCGACATATCTTATTCAGAGTTATTTTCATTTTCGATACCATAAAAATAACAGAGTGTCAATTCTATTATATGCGCTAAAATAATATCTTTCTAAATTAGGAGCAGACCCCTCAGTATGTGCCGATTACTTGGCTATCTCGGCCCACCCATCCTACTTGATTATATTCTGTCCAAACCAGAGCATTCGCTGATTGAGCAGAGTTACCAACCACGGGAGATGACCTCTGGGTTGCTCAACGCCGATGGCTTTGGGATTGGTTGGTATCACCCACAGCGAGACACCGACCCCTTCATTTACAAAAATACGCTGCCCATCTGGAGCGATATTAACCTGCCCAATCTCAGCCGCTATATCGAGTCAGGCTGTATACTCGGCTATGTCCGCAGCGCTACTTCCGGTCAAGCGGTAGATTTGAGCAACTGTCAGCCTTTTCGTTACGGGCATTTGTTATTCACTCACAACGGCTTCATCCAACATTTTCGGCAGACATTATATAGACCGATACGTAACCGACTAAGCGATGAAGCTTACCAAGCTATTGACGGTTCTACAGATTCAGAACACATTTTCGCTCTGTTAATTAATGAGTTAACGGTTAACCCAGATATTGCTTTAGAAAAGGCATTGCACAACTCGTTAATAACCTTGGCTGAATTAGCACAATTTCATGAAGTAAAAGTCGCTGCCAACATCATTGTTACAGATGGACGCCGCCTGGTTGCTTCTCGCTTTTCCACCCGGAAGCCTGCACCCTCACTTTACTGGCTGCGAGACGATCCAATTTTTCCAGATGCGGTAATTATTGCTTCCGAACCTTTATTCGCTGGCAATTGGATCGGCTTTCCTGAAAATAGCATTATTAGTGTGGGAGAAGACCTTGATATCCAAATCTCTTAGTTTTCAAACAACTCAGCCCAGCACAACAGACGAACGGCGACAGCAGATTAAAGAGTGGATGCAGCTTTGCCGTGCTGGTACTTTAGCGGTATTTGAAGGTGTTGATTACAATACCTTTTGCCATCAACCTCATCCAGAATTTAGCCCTGTTGGTTGGCATTTGGGTCACATTGCCTACACCGAGTCGCTCTGGCTGCTGGAGCGTTGTGCTGGCAAACCGTCTCAGTTTAAACAATATCACAGCTTATTTGCAGCTGATGGCTTACCCAAGGGAAAACGGGTTCATTTACCGACGCTGGCAGAAGTTATTTGCTACTTAGACGCTGTGAGAAAACAGGTTTTTGATTACCTGAAAGTAGCGCCTTTAGATGAGCAAGAACGTCTCTGGCGATTTATGATTCAGCATGAAAGTCAACACAGCGAAATAATATCGTTTCTGTTGCAATTGCAAAGTCGGTCATTAGTCATTAGTCATTCGTCATTAGTCAAGGAAGATCCCCCCCTGCCCCCCCTTAAAAAGGGGGGAGAACAAAACACAAACGATCTAGGACAAGAAATAATTGAAATCCCGGCGGGTGAGTTTGTGATGGGCAATGACTCGATCGATGCTTTGGACAACGAACGCCCAGCACATCGAGTTTATTTGGATACCTATTGGATCGATCGCTACCCGGTAACTTGCGGAGATTACCGCAAATTCATGCAAGCAGGAGGCTACCAGAACCGCGAATGGTGGTCACCTGCTGGGTGGGAGTGGCTGCAAGCAAACCCAATTACTCAGCCGCTTTATTGGTTAGAAGATTCAGCGTGGGATAATCATCCAGTTTGCGGCGTTAGCTGGTACGAAGCAGACGCCTATGCGCGATTTGTGGGTAAAAGATTGCCAACAGAGGCAGAGTGGGAAAAAGCAGCTAGTTGGGATGCAGCAGCTGGGGTGTTTTGCACATATCCTTGGGGAGAAAAAGAACCAAATACGGATCTATGTAATCATAATTACATACAAAAGCAACAAACAGATTCACCAATCCAAAATCCAAAATCCAAAATCCAAAATCATCAAACAGATTCACCAATCCAAAATCCAAAATCCTCTCTTGCGAAGGTGGGCATCGTGACGGGAACCGCCAAGACGCCCACTTCGCGCAAAATCCAAAATCGAACCACGGCGGTATATGCTTATCCAGCTGCTAAAAGTGCTTACGGTTTGCAGGATGCCTTGGGCAATGTTTGGGAGTGGACGGCTTCTTGGTTTGACGGTTACGAAGGGTTTGAATACTATCCCTATCGCGGTTATTCCCAAGTTTATTTTGATGGGCAGCATCGGGTGCTAAAAGGTGGCAGTTGGGCAACTCGTCCTTGGGCTTTGCGCTGTAGTTTTCGTAATTGGTATCATCCTGGTGTGCGTCAAATTTTGGCAGGATTTCGCTGTGCCAGTTTTTAGCCCTAAATTTCCATTTCTGACCACGTTGGCGGTAGCCCAGTTATTGACGACATCTGACACCGTTTCCAGTAAAGACGGGCGGCATTATCTTGCTCATTCACTTGCAAAACGCGCTCGAACAGTTGCTGTGCTTGAGCATATTTCTGCTGGTAATACAGAACGATCCCTTGTTCAAAATCGGTTTTGGTTTGCGTTTTGAGAGATGCTAGAGACTCAGGCTCAGCCTCGTAAATTTCAAATACACTCACAGGAGCCTGTTTACCTTTTACTTTAACGCGGTCAAGAAACCTATATTTGTACTTTTCGGAGTTATCCAGATAAGAAACGGTTTGTCTGGTAATTACGATACCCGCACCATAAAATTTCGTTAAGCCTTCCATGCGAGATGCCAAATTCACTGCATCTGAAATCACCGTGCTTTCCATCCGTTCCGACTCGCCAATGGTGCCCAGCATCAAACTTCCAGTATGCAAGCCAATACCGATGGCGATGGGGGCACAACCACTGCTTTGCCGATGGTAATTATACAGAACAACCTGTTTTTGCATTTCGATCGCTGCTTTGACTGCATCATCAGCTGTATGGGGAAACAGCGCCATGATGCCATCGCCAATATATTTATCAATAAAGCCGTTGTGCTGACGGATGACTGGGCCAACTCGGCTCAAGTATTCGTTGAGAAAATCAAAATTTTCCTTGGGAGACAGGTTCTCCGACATACTCGTAAACGAGCGAATGTCGGCAAACATAATCGTCATTTCTGCCTGTACGGAATCGCCCAGTCTGGCATCGACAATACTTTCTTTTTGCAGAAATCTCAAAAATTCACGCGGTACAAAACGGGCGGAAGCCGCTGCGATTCTTTCCAGTTCTTTTTTGCTAGTTTCAATCGTCGTCAGAGCGCGAAACGCTCTTAAAGCTGTCACCACTGTTGTAAACAGCTTTTGCGTGGTCAGTTCAGTTTTAGTTTTATAGTCATTAATATCGTAATCAACAATCACCAGATTTTCTGGCACTACTCCCGGCTGTCCTGTACGTAAAATGATTCGCACCAACTTATTGCCTAACACATCGCGGATATATTTAACTACCTCCAAGCCTGCATCATCATTTTCCATGACTACATCTAGCAAAATTATGGCCGTCTCGGCGTGCGCTTCGATTAATTCTTTAGCTTCTTTGCCCGAAGAAGCGCTAATAAAGGTTAAGGATTTACCCTCAAATATAAAATCATCTAACGCTAGTTTTGTGACATTATGAATTTCAATTTCATCGTCTACAATTAAAACTTTCCAACTTGACTCTATCTGTGAATCTTTCGATTTTTTATCGTTGGTCAAGAGTCGCTCATCGTCTTCTTCAGCAAAAATTAATTCGTCATCTTCCTCATTCACAAATGGTTCTTCATTTCCTTCTAACATATCTAATTCTCCTTAATTATTCTTGATTTTAACATTTTTTTAATTACAATGACCGCCACGACACAGATATACACGGATGCAATGATATAGCTATGACTCATGGCTAATTTGAATTGGTAGTTTAATAATAAACGTAGTTCCCATCTCCAGTTTGCTTTCACATTTGATAGTCCCATTGAGTTTTTGGGTGACCAAATTGTAAAGAATGTGTAAGCCCAATCCACTGCCGCCCTGACCGCGTTTAGTAGTAAAAAATGGCTCAAATATCTTGCTTAAATTTTCTGGTGGAATGCCTTTACCATCATCAGTATATTCAAAGATAATATTTTCTCCATCTGGTTGTATATTAAAAACTATACGTCCAGAGTCTTCAGATTCATAAGCATGGATGAGAGAGTTCATCACCAGATTGGTCACAATCTGAGATAAGGCACCCGGATAACTGTCTAGGGTGAGATTTTCATCGCAATTAATTTCGACTTTATGTTTAGTTGTTTTTAGTTTTGCTCTTAAAGAAAGCATAATCTCCTCAAGATACTCTTTTAACTTAAAGATGCGTCTAAATTCGTTAGATTGATCGACTGCCACCTGTTTGAAACTGTGGATGAGTTCTGCTGCCCGATTGAGGTTAGCTAAAATCATACTACTGCTTTGCATAGCGGTATCCAGAAATTTTTCTAACTCAGAGCGTTTCATATTACCGGCTTTGTAGGTTTCAAAAAACGCTGTGGTTTTTTGAGCTAAGAGAGAGGCGGCGGTGACGCCGACGCCGATAGGAGTGTTGATTTCATGGGCAACGCCAGCAACCAATCCTCCCAAGGCAGCCATTTTTTCAGATTCGACCAGTTTGGTTTGCGTGGCTTTGAGGTTTTCTAGGGTTTGTGAAAGTTCCTGGGTACGGGAGTCTACTAATTGCTCTAGGTTTTGATTAAAACGCTGTAAGTTGTTGTAAAGTTGAGCATTTTCAATGGAGATGGCAACCTGAGACGATAATAGTTTTAATAACTCTAGCCTATCTTGGGTAAACGCGCCTGCGGTTAGGTTATTTTCAAGGTATAAAATTCCAGTCAATTTGCCTTTATGAAGTAAGGGAGTGCAGAGAATAGATTTGGGTTGAACGGCGATAATATAAGGGTCTCCAGTAAATTGTCCATTATGGGCTGCATCATTTAAGATTACATTTTCCTGGGTACGGGCAACATAGTTGATGATGGCGGCTGGCAGGATGGGTATCTGACTGGAAGTATCTACAGAGTCTACCGGAACGGATTGCTGTACGGTGACATCATTAGAATCTACGACACCTTCAGCTTCGATTACCCAGTTATCCTCTTTCTCTAGAATCAGAAAGCCTTTTTGAGCGCCAGCGTTTTCGATCGCAATTTTCATTAACTTAGCCAGTAACTTATCGAGAAGGATTTCACCTGCTAGGGTTTGGGATGCTTTCATAACTGTAGTCAAGTCTAGGACACCTGCATTATCGCTACTGGTTGAAGAAGTCATGCTAGTAGTCACCTGAAGTCCTTTTGTAATCTGGATAGATTCTCTAGACAGCAGCTGAGGATATTTTTCTTCTAAATCTTCCACTTTGCGTTTTGCGCCCCAACTTTGGTAGCCATAGTGGGCTTCTTTCATGTAAGATTTAGCAATTTTTTCTTTACCTTTAGACAACCAAAAATTTGCGGCTCGTTCATTTGCTAATGCTTGATTTTGAAAAAACTCATTTTCTCTAGCTAATTGAATTGCGCGATCGTACAAGTCTATCACTTCTAAATATTTACCTGCGATCGCACTTAATTCTGCTTCAACTAAAAGATACTTATGCAAGAAATTTTCAGGACAATTATCTGCCCATATTTTCATCTGATTTTGGTTGGTCTTTAATTGATGCAAATATTTTTCTTGCAGTTTTTCTGAAACAGTAGGATAAAGTGCCAAAAGAATGAGGGAGTAATAAAAATTAAGCTCGGCAACGGCGAAGGTATTGATTATAGAAAGGAGTAGCTTTTCTGCTTCCAAAACGCACAGGAGTGCTTGAGCATAGTGACCGTAAAGATAGAGAACCTGGCATTTCAAAATATAATATAGAACTAAGGAATACAAGTTCTGATGATAATAACAGTTTTCAAAATATTGCGCTTCGCTCATTTCCTTTAATTTAAAAATGGTTTTATCTGAGGTCATTCCCATTAAATTAATAACTGTAATTTGCAAAGCCAATATCGAATCTGTTGACATCTTGTTTTGGGTTTTAATACAAAAATGCAAAGCGGTTGAAATTTCGGCTAGTATATCTTCAAGATTTTTACCTTGATAGAATAGATTAAATACTTGCTGGAAAAGTGTGTATCCAGCAAAGTGCATCTCCCCGGCTTTCAAACCAGCTAGATACCCATCATTGTTGATAGGATGAGCGTGCTTTATATGCTTCACCCAAGGAAGTATAAGATTGGCAAAATCACAAGAAGCTATACATTTCTGAGCGAGAGCGTTGAACTTATCGCTGACTTTCAAGGCTAGCTGACCAAACTCATAACCAGATTGATAATTACCTTCAATATCACCAAGGATAATCCCATAGCTAGTATAGGCGTGTGGTGAGTCGGGAGTATGACCGTATTTAAAAAATAAATTAACTGTTTTAACAACCATCGATAGCCACAAATTTTGATCGAAAAAATAGGTGGGTGCCATCATGCTATTTAACAATTTTATGGCCATCTTTTTTTCTGGTATCGTCATTTCTGGCGCATCAACTAAGCAGTGTATTTCGCGATTTCCAAAATTTTTCTTTGCTTCAGATAGTTCGACATAAATTGCGGTCTGTAACTTTTCTTCAGGCAGATCGATACCTAGCAGCTTCAGACCCTTTCGACCGGCTTGGATCGCCTCTGCATATTTGGTCTGCATGGTATATTGCACGATCGAGATATTGTACATTTCTGCCTTATCCAAGGGTGATTTAGCTTGTTCCAAGGTCAGATAAATCAATGATTCGGATTGCTTGAAGTTACCGTTAAAATACTCTACTTCTGCGCGTTCTTTATGCAGATTAAAAGCTAAATTATAGTAGTTTTCCCAGATATCTCCGTTTAAATTTTCCAGGCCAATTGTAAAATATTCGTTGGCGGCGGCGTATGCCGTTGCGTCTTTAGCTTTTTTTCCTGCTTCCAAGTTCAATTTTGCTAATTCAACTCGTTCTTGTTCTCGATCAATTAATTCCCAACTTAGATTCAGATGATTGACAATATCAAATATTTTTTCTGCTCGTGCTGAGGTGGGTGTATTGCTTAATAACAGCCGACCAATTTGCAGGTGAACAGCTTTTTTCTGGGATTCTGGAATTAAGGCATAAGCAGCTTGTTGCACTCGATCGTGCAAAAATTTGTATTTAACTGTCAGTTGTTCGGTTTGACGATCGCTGACAATCAAAGCAATTTTATAGTCATCGTCCATCGGCCAAATAAAACCAGCATGAAGCGCTTCCCAAAGCTCAGCAGCGGTTGAAGAAAGAGATTTTTCATTGAGAATCGAGAGAAATCCTAAATCAAATTGGTTGCCAATACAAGCAGCCAGTTTTAATACGTTCTGCGTACTATCCGATAGTTTCTGGATTTTACCGACCATTAGTTCGATGACATTCTCGGTGATTTCCATACCTTGAAGAAGCTTGATGTCCCACTCCCAGTTTCCTGTGTTGAAATTGAAGGTAAGCAGGTTGTCTGAGTGGAGAGAGTTGAGTAACTGGGTTAAAAAGAAGGGATTACCATTGGTTTTATTCAGCAATAATTCCGCCAAAGCTTGTCCCCGATCGATGTCGCAACTGAGGGTGTCGATAATTATTTGTTGGACATTATTAATATTTAAAGCTTTGAGAAAAATAGTATTAACTACCCCCCCATTTTTGCGAATTTTATCTAAAGTCAGTATCAGAGGATGAGTTGCATCTACTTCATTATCTCGATAAGCCCCAATTAACAACAGATATTGGCTGTCAGCGTCAGTCGTTAGCAGTTTAATCAACTTCAGGGATGCCAAATCCGCCCACTGTAAATCATCCAGAAATATCGCTAGCGGGTGTTCTTTTTGAGTAAAGACACGAATGAAATTTTGGAAAACCAAACTAAACCGATTTTGTGACTCGCTTAGCCCTAATTGCGGTACGGGCGGCTGTTTATCGATAATCAGTTCCACTTCTGGAATAACATCAATAATCATTTGAGCGTTAGGGCCAAGAGCATCTAAAAGTTTCTGTTTCCAAAGTTGGATTTGTACTTCGCTTTCGGTTAAAATTTGCCGCATCAAACTCTGGAAAGCTTCAATTAGAGAAGAATAAGGAATATTTCGTTTAAACTGGTCGAACTTGCCGTCTATAAAATAACCCCGTCGCCCGATAATTGGTTTGTGTATTTCATGCACCAAGGCTGATTTGCCGATGCCTGAATAACCGGCAACCAGTATCATTTCTGTGGTGCCTGCTGCAACGCGATCGAAAGCAGCCATGAGAATATCTACTTCTGATTCGCGCCCATAAAGTTTTTGGGTAATTATTAGTTTACCGGCTTTATCAAAACTAGCGATCGAAAAATCTGGAATATTGCCAGTATTTTCTAGCTGCGTTAGACAGGTTTCCAGATCTGCTTTTAATCCAAAAGCACTT contains these protein-coding regions:
- a CDS encoding trifunctional serine/threonine-protein kinase/ATP-binding protein/sensor histidine kinase; translated protein: MLALPGYQITAEIYKNSQTVIYRAKQLAQQKNVILKTITVEYPTPTEILRLRHEYEIIKILDNPGIVKVLGLETCNRVPVLVLEDFGGISLKEIITVRKLDLTNFLLIAIQLAETLAQLHQNHIIHKDIKPSNIIFNQDTGEVKITDFALASQLSRENPIVSNPHLLKGTLAYMSPEQTGRMNRTIDYRTDFYSLGVTFYEMLTCQLPFPSNDPMELVHCHIAKQPISPHQVNPEIPSSVSDIVMKLLSKTPENRYQSAFGLKADLETCLTQLENTGNIPDFSIASFDKAGKLIITQKLYGRESEVDILMAAFDRVAAGTTEMILVAGYSGIGKSALVHEIHKPIIGRRGYFIDGKFDQFKRNIPYSSLIEAFQSLMRQILTESEVQIQLWKQKLLDALGPNAQMIIDVIPEVELIIDKQPPVPQLGLSESQNRFSLVFQNFIRVFTQKEHPLAIFLDDLQWADLASLKLIKLLTTDADSQYLLLIGAYRDNEVDATHPLILTLDKIRKNGGVVNTIFLKALNINNVQQIIIDTLSCDIDRGQALAELLLNKTNGNPFFLTQLLNSLHSDNLLTFNFNTGNWEWDIKLLQGMEITENVIELMVGKIQKLSDSTQNVLKLAACIGNQFDLGFLSILNEKSLSSTAAELWEALHAGFIWPMDDDYKIALIVSDRQTEQLTVKYKFLHDRVQQAAYALIPESQKKAVHLQIGRLLLSNTPTSARAEKIFDIVNHLNLSWELIDREQERVELAKLNLEAGKKAKDATAYAAANEYFTIGLENLNGDIWENYYNLAFNLHKERAEVEYFNGNFKQSESLIYLTLEQAKSPLDKAEMYNISIVQYTMQTKYAEAIQAGRKGLKLLGIDLPEEKLQTAIYVELSEAKKNFGNREIHCLVDAPEMTIPEKKMAIKLLNSMMAPTYFFDQNLWLSMVVKTVNLFFKYGHTPDSPHAYTSYGIILGDIEGNYQSGYEFGQLALKVSDKFNALAQKCIASCDFANLILPWVKHIKHAHPINNDGYLAGLKAGEMHFAGYTLFQQVFNLFYQGKNLEDILAEISTALHFCIKTQNKMSTDSILALQITVINLMGMTSDKTIFKLKEMSEAQYFENCYYHQNLYSLVLYYILKCQVLYLYGHYAQALLCVLEAEKLLLSIINTFAVAELNFYYSLILLALYPTVSEKLQEKYLHQLKTNQNQMKIWADNCPENFLHKYLLVEAELSAIAGKYLEVIDLYDRAIQLARENEFFQNQALANERAANFWLSKGKEKIAKSYMKEAHYGYQSWGAKRKVEDLEEKYPQLLSRESIQITKGLQVTTSMTSSTSSDNAGVLDLTTVMKASQTLAGEILLDKLLAKLMKIAIENAGAQKGFLILEKEDNWVIEAEGVVDSNDVTVQQSVPVDSVDTSSQIPILPAAIINYVARTQENVILNDAAHNGQFTGDPYIIAVQPKSILCTPLLHKGKLTGILYLENNLTAGAFTQDRLELLKLLSSQVAISIENAQLYNNLQRFNQNLEQLVDSRTQELSQTLENLKATQTKLVESEKMAALGGLVAGVAHEINTPIGVGVTAASLLAQKTTAFFETYKAGNMKRSELEKFLDTAMQSSSMILANLNRAAELIHSFKQVAVDQSNEFRRIFKLKEYLEEIMLSLRAKLKTTKHKVEINCDENLTLDSYPGALSQIVTNLVMNSLIHAYESEDSGRIVFNIQPDGENIIFEYTDDGKGIPPENLSKIFEPFFTTKRGQGGSGLGLHILYNLVTQKLNGTIKCESKLEMGTTFIIKLPIQISHES
- a CDS encoding DNA polymerase beta superfamily protein; its protein translation is MTIEQQLLPVISEQPYPLLFATISGAHLYGFPSPDSDFDLRGSHILPVSEVVGLEPGRETIEVSEFRNKLEIDLVTHDIKKFFSLLLKKNGYVLEQLYSPLIVRTTSEHEELKVIAKGCITRNHVHHYFGFAQTQWRLFEKDRRVKPLLYIYRVLLTGIYLMQTGVVEANLVLLNEIFKLPYIPDLIARKLAGAEKSVLEDADIAFHHEEFERLRGELEAAFQSSTLPEAPSAKAALNELLVRLRMGSVG
- a CDS encoding DUF6717 family protein — translated: MSNAMMVIFPYRYEHTWVFDDEGVGLVREPFVSGIPAMIDILVQDIPNADKGFKLLFSVNPFPGYQAELVWLREEYGGNWYRWHQKNMEGWLCPALFKYFSEPPIKIYSKAEKLHSSLSAIPNKL
- the egtC gene encoding ergothioneine biosynthesis protein EgtC — its product is MCRLLGYLGPPILLDYILSKPEHSLIEQSYQPREMTSGLLNADGFGIGWYHPQRDTDPFIYKNTLPIWSDINLPNLSRYIESGCILGYVRSATSGQAVDLSNCQPFRYGHLLFTHNGFIQHFRQTLYRPIRNRLSDEAYQAIDGSTDSEHIFALLINELTVNPDIALEKALHNSLITLAELAQFHEVKVAANIIVTDGRRLVASRFSTRKPAPSLYWLRDDPIFPDAVIIASEPLFAGNWIGFPENSIISVGEDLDIQIS
- a CDS encoding adenylate/guanylate cyclase domain-containing response regulator — its product is MLEGNEEPFVNEEDDELIFAEEDDERLLTNDKKSKDSQIESSWKVLIVDDEIEIHNVTKLALDDFIFEGKSLTFISASSGKEAKELIEAHAETAIILLDVVMENDDAGLEVVKYIRDVLGNKLVRIILRTGQPGVVPENLVIVDYDINDYKTKTELTTQKLFTTVVTALRAFRALTTIETSKKELERIAAASARFVPREFLRFLQKESIVDARLGDSVQAEMTIMFADIRSFTSMSENLSPKENFDFLNEYLSRVGPVIRQHNGFIDKYIGDGIMALFPHTADDAVKAAIEMQKQVVLYNYHRQSSGCAPIAIGIGLHTGSLMLGTIGESERMESTVISDAVNLASRMEGLTKFYGAGIVITRQTVSYLDNSEKYKYRFLDRVKVKGKQAPVSVFEIYEAEPESLASLKTQTKTDFEQGIVLYYQQKYAQAQQLFERVLQVNEQDNAARLYWKRCQMSSITGLPPTWSEMEI
- a CDS encoding ergothioneine biosynthesis protein EgtB, coding for MISKSLSFQTTQPSTTDERRQQIKEWMQLCRAGTLAVFEGVDYNTFCHQPHPEFSPVGWHLGHIAYTESLWLLERCAGKPSQFKQYHSLFAADGLPKGKRVHLPTLAEVICYLDAVRKQVFDYLKVAPLDEQERLWRFMIQHESQHSEIISFLLQLQSRSLVISHSSLVKEDPPLPPLKKGGEQNTNDLGQEIIEIPAGEFVMGNDSIDALDNERPAHRVYLDTYWIDRYPVTCGDYRKFMQAGGYQNREWWSPAGWEWLQANPITQPLYWLEDSAWDNHPVCGVSWYEADAYARFVGKRLPTEAEWEKAASWDAAAGVFCTYPWGEKEPNTDLCNHNYIQKQQTDSPIQNPKSKIQNHQTDSPIQNPKSSLAKVGIVTGTAKTPTSRKIQNRTTAVYAYPAAKSAYGLQDALGNVWEWTASWFDGYEGFEYYPYRGYSQVYFDGQHRVLKGGSWATRPWALRCSFRNWYHPGVRQILAGFRCASF